One genomic region from Henningerozyma blattae CBS 6284 chromosome 2, complete genome encodes:
- the DFR1 gene encoding dihydrofolate reductase (similar to Saccharomyces cerevisiae DFR1 (YOR236W); ancestral locus Anc_8.657) codes for MNNPKIPVINVVACLMPSYGIGYQGKLPWRLKQEMAYFKQLTTNTRDPTKQNAVVMGRRTWESIPSRFRPLPSRLNVVVSRGFDTWATRHVDESNPLSTYIGAPDLRSAITTLQQRAQELRIERIYVMGGAQIYQAIAESGLLDHWLLTAVYPLDGTPEPPMDTWLTAPSPDHYILQTNEQQVRDFLPPSLDLLKPNPSSADNPITKPKNNPNCGVFFVHSEKGYAFGITLYDRRRN; via the coding sequence ATGAACAATCCCAAGATTCCCGTAATAAACGTCGTGGCATGCTTGATGCCATCTTATGGTATCGGCTATCAAGGTAAATTACCTTGGCGCCTCAAACAAGAAATGGCTTATTTCAAACAATTGACCACCAATACAAGAGATCCCACCAAACAAAATGCAGTAGTAATGGGCAGACGTACTTGGGAATCTATCCCATCACGGTTCCGCCCACTTCCATCCCGTCTTAATGTTGTTGTGTCACGTGGTTTCGACACCTGGGCCACACGTCACGTGGACGAATCGAACCCTCTAAGCACTTATATTGGGGCACCGGACTTACGTAGTGCTATCACCACATTACAACAAAGGGCTCAAGAACTACGAATTGAACGTATATATGTAATGGGTGGTGCCCAAATCTATCAAGCTATAGCAGAATCAGGATTATTAGACCATTGGCTTTTAACCGCTGTATATCCCCTAGATGGCACTCCAGAACCACCAATGGATACATGGCTCACTGCTCCATCACCTGACCattatatattacaaaCAAATGAACAACAAGTACGTGATTTCTTGCCGCCCAGCTTAGACCTTCTTAAACCCAACCCTAGCTCTGCCGATAACCCTATCACCAAACCTAAGAACAACCCTAACTGTGGGGTCTTTTTCGTACATTCTGAAAAGGGTTACGCGTTCGGCATCACACTATACGACCGTCGTAGAAATTAA
- the POC4 gene encoding Poc4p (similar to Saccharomyces cerevisiae YPL144W; ancestral locus Anc_8.656) has protein sequence MYTKTIKTSIVSPLNDSQSIEIILTIPEAIDQQSKKIPVSMVLYHNDNYRPETTGIDQDKVKLISYHYAVPYTKNNGRTEVVSTPLLDTNVDLYRDLTRQISTLLVKKLNIPVYVAYGELIGAPVSQSAIPMDQLFILRKCIAFVEEQLKKQATH, from the coding sequence ATGTATACCAAGACTATCAAGACCTCTATTGTATCACCACTAAATGATTCTCAAtctattgaaataataCTGACCATCCCTGAAGCAATTGATCAGcaaagtaaaaaaatcCCAGTATCAATGGTCTTGTATcataatgataattataGACCAGAAACCACTGGAATAGATCAAGATAAAGTCAAGCTGATATCTTATCATTATGCTGTCCCTTATACAAAGAACAACGGTAGGACAGAAGTGGTGAGTACTCCTCTACTAGATACAAACGTGGATCTGTATAGAGACTTGACAAGACAAATATCCACATTACTAGTAAAGAAGCTCAATATACCTGTATATGTAGCTTATGGAGAGTTAATAGGCGCACCTGTTTCTCAATCAGCCATCCCAATGGATCAATTGTTTATTCTAAGGAAATGTATAGCTTTTGTGGAagaacaattgaaaaagcAAGCAACACATTGA
- the RPL33A gene encoding 60S ribosomal protein eL33 (similar to Saccharomyces cerevisiae RPL33B (YOR234C) and RPL33A (YPL143W); ancestral locus Anc_8.655), with protein sequence MAESHRLYVKGKHLSYQRSKSVNNPNVSLIQIEGVANPQDAQFYLGKRVAYVYRASKEIRGSKIRVMWGKITRTHGNSGVVRAKFRNNLPAKTFGASVRIFLYPSNI encoded by the exons ATGGCTGAATCCCATAGAT TGTATGTTAAAGGTAAGCACTTGTCCTACCAAAGATCCAAGAGCGTTAACAACCCAAACGTCTCTTTGATCCAAATTGAAGGTGTCGCTAACCCACAAGACGCTCAATTCTACTTGGGTAAGCGTGTTGCTTACGTCTACAGAGCTTCCAAGGAAATTAGAGGTTCTAAAATCAGAGTTATGTGGGGTAAAATCACCAGAACTCACGGTAATTCCGGTGTTGTTAGAGCTAAGTTCAGAAACAACTTGCCAGCTAAGACCTTCGGTGCCTCTGTTAGAATCTTTTTGTACCCATCaaacatttaa